The Acidianus manzaensis genome has a window encoding:
- a CDS encoding ATP-binding protein — MSLLRNYLYYGGYPAVVLEKDVNLKKRLLRSYFDSVVIRDIDEKYGETFATYIISNYSSLISYNRVYNYFKSMGYSISKEKVIEMFNKAKESYFLFEVEIFNKSENKRKANPRKVYVIDNGYRFSLGYEFSISKAMENIVFLQLRREGKEVYYWKENGKSEGAEIDFVVSENFEVKEIIQVTYAEDKVEEREIKSLKKAEKELKPEKITLITWNINGKIKDYDAIPLWYWLLEREK, encoded by the coding sequence TTGTCTCTTCTGAGGAACTATTTATATTACGGTGGATATCCAGCAGTAGTTTTGGAAAAAGACGTTAATTTGAAAAAGAGATTACTTCGCTCATATTTTGATTCAGTTGTAATAAGAGATATAGATGAAAAGTATGGAGAAACTTTTGCAACTTACATAATTTCAAACTACTCTTCTCTTATTTCATATAACAGAGTTTACAATTACTTCAAATCCATGGGTTATTCCATTAGTAAAGAAAAAGTTATTGAAATGTTTAATAAAGCAAAAGAATCTTATTTCCTCTTTGAAGTAGAAATATTCAATAAAAGTGAAAATAAAAGAAAAGCAAATCCTAGAAAAGTTTACGTTATTGATAACGGCTATAGATTCTCTTTAGGTTATGAATTCTCGATATCTAAAGCTATGGAAAATATAGTATTTCTTCAGTTAAGAAGAGAAGGAAAAGAGGTTTATTACTGGAAAGAAAATGGAAAATCTGAAGGAGCAGAGATTGATTTCGTTGTAAGTGAAAATTTTGAAGTAAAAGAAATAATCCAAGTAACATATGCAGAAGATAAAGTTGAAGAAAGAGAAATTAAATCTTTGAAAAAAGCTGAAAAGGAACTAAAACCAGAAAAAATTACACTCATAACATGGAACATTAATGGGAAAATAAAAGATTATGATGCAATTCCATTATGGTACTGGTTACTAGAAAGAGAAAAATAA
- a CDS encoding HEPN domain-containing protein, with protein MKKLKNKPKYKRGKAIKRNPKYKRGKAIKRNKDKYSSLTTLNYYFFTIYLEHERVEDLIKQEERALEEAEFNFHHDYYELTCFLSQ; from the coding sequence TTGAAGAAGCTAAAAAATAAGCCTAAATATAAAAGAGGAAAAGCAATAAAAAGAAATCCTAAATATAAAAGAGGAAAAGCAATAAAAAGAAATAAGGATAAATATTCAAGCTTAACAACGCTAAATTATTATTTCTTCACTATATATCTTGAGCATGAAAGAGTAGAAGATTTGATAAAGCAAGAAGAAAGGGCTTTAGAAGAGGCAGAATTCAATTTTCACCATGATTATTATGAATTAACATGTTTTCTTTCACAGTAG
- a CDS encoding radical SAM protein: protein MKAFTTIKKFNVISVSGGTCSLNCFYCTTKYIQSMEPANESLYKIIKERYEKGVRGFLISGGFNEKGELINIEKTLAVLRKIKNEYKDDIVFNIHPGLVRKEVIEEMSDVIDMVDFEFAYSEKAFLSKGLRGRKREDYLDVLQNLIDLGPKYIVPHIMLGLPHDEVDEAIKIASSMKPYLINFLVMIPTPGTPSSKIELPKLDEIIDKIRLGSDLMNKKISLGCMRPYKMKEELDRTFIKEELGERISNPTHKVMKEFNLEMYDACCSLPEKYFPKFKM from the coding sequence ATGAAAGCGTTCACCACGATTAAAAAATTTAACGTAATTAGCGTTAGCGGTGGTACTTGCTCACTTAATTGCTTCTATTGTACTACAAAATACATCCAATCAATGGAACCAGCTAATGAATCCCTATATAAAATTATAAAAGAAAGATACGAAAAAGGAGTAAGAGGATTCTTAATCAGCGGAGGATTTAACGAAAAAGGAGAACTAATTAATATAGAGAAAACTTTAGCAGTTCTAAGAAAAATCAAAAATGAATATAAAGATGACATAGTTTTCAACATTCATCCTGGATTAGTTAGAAAAGAAGTAATAGAAGAAATGTCAGACGTAATAGATATGGTAGACTTCGAATTCGCTTATTCTGAAAAAGCATTTTTAAGCAAAGGTCTAAGAGGAAGAAAAAGAGAAGATTATCTGGACGTTTTACAGAATTTAATTGATTTAGGTCCTAAATACATAGTGCCTCATATAATGTTAGGATTACCTCATGATGAAGTAGATGAAGCAATAAAAATAGCCTCTTCAATGAAGCCTTACTTAATTAACTTTTTAGTTATGATCCCTACTCCAGGTACTCCTTCTAGTAAAATCGAATTACCTAAATTAGATGAAATAATTGATAAAATACGTTTAGGGTCAGATCTAATGAATAAAAAAATAAGTTTAGGATGCATGAGACCTTATAAAATGAAAGAAGAACTAGATAGAACCTTCATAAAAGAAGAACTAGGAGAAAGAATATCAAATCCTACGCACAAAGTGATGAAAGAGTTTAATCTAGAAATGTACGATGCTTGTTGCAGTCTACCAGAAAAATATTTTCCTAAATTCAAAATGTAA
- the cutA gene encoding glyceraldehyde dehydrogenase subunit alpha — MYVGQRIKRKEDLKLITGNGRYVDDINIPGQLFLSILRSRTPHAKLNKVDYSDALKLEGVVGVITGLNLTVENRPRNFPMAKDEILYVGQPIAAVLATDRYTAADALDYITYDYDELPAVIDPEESLKNETRAVEDKNNVIYSKTYKGGNPEKEYEKSDVKIEEKIEISRVYPSAMEPRGLVIDYSPDRLTIYASTQSPHYMKAYLSPVFNTDIRVIQADVGGAFGSKLFPYAEEFISVYASLQYKRPIKFINTRSEDLMSTYHGRGQIHKVKVGATKDGKVNAIIDDLIIDLGAAWHGTYLADIAGTLITGPYDIKNALVNVYGVLTNKVPLDQYRGAGRPEAAFVYERMMDILADELKMDPIQIRKLNVIQSTPYVNPFGLKYDTGDYKSLLYKVEETYREMETQAEELRKQGKRVGVGLTFYIEQNNFGPWESASVRVLFNGKVEVVIGAAPHGQGTGTGVAQIVADELGVNIDDVEVTWGDTDKLSNGFGTYGSRSLTLAGNAALLASRKLKENIIKLAADFMNADPEELMYKDGKVINPKSGASMSLKEIAMKATSNLGGIWTHKAEPTLEATASFGFDNYTFPYGSHIALVEVTEEGKIKIHNYAVIDDIGKVINPMLAEGQVEGGAIQAFGEATLEQIIYDKQGNLLTSSFSDYLIPSSLESFNLKWNYIEKGLSEAPIPAKGVGEGATIGGLNAIVRGVEKATGKRITKLPISSELLI; from the coding sequence ATGTACGTTGGACAGAGAATAAAAAGAAAAGAAGATTTAAAATTAATCACTGGAAACGGAAGATACGTAGATGATATTAATATCCCAGGCCAACTTTTCTTATCAATTTTAAGAAGTAGAACACCACACGCTAAATTAAATAAAGTAGACTACTCTGATGCATTAAAACTGGAAGGAGTAGTAGGCGTAATAACTGGCTTAAATCTTACGGTAGAGAACAGACCAAGAAATTTCCCAATGGCAAAAGACGAAATACTTTACGTTGGACAACCAATTGCTGCAGTTTTAGCTACAGATAGATACACTGCAGCTGACGCATTGGATTACATAACTTACGATTACGATGAATTACCCGCAGTAATAGATCCAGAAGAATCATTAAAAAACGAGACTAGAGCTGTGGAAGACAAAAATAATGTAATTTATTCTAAAACTTACAAAGGAGGAAACCCAGAAAAAGAATACGAAAAATCTGACGTTAAAATTGAAGAGAAAATAGAAATAAGCAGAGTATATCCATCAGCAATGGAACCAAGAGGATTAGTAATTGACTATTCTCCGGACAGATTAACAATATATGCATCAACTCAATCTCCTCATTACATGAAAGCTTACTTATCCCCAGTTTTTAATACAGATATAAGAGTAATTCAAGCAGACGTAGGAGGAGCATTCGGTTCCAAACTATTTCCTTATGCCGAAGAATTCATTTCAGTCTACGCTAGCTTACAGTACAAAAGACCAATAAAGTTCATAAATACTAGAAGCGAAGATTTAATGTCAACTTACCACGGAAGAGGACAAATCCACAAAGTAAAAGTAGGAGCTACTAAAGACGGAAAAGTCAACGCAATAATAGACGATTTAATTATTGACTTGGGAGCTGCATGGCACGGAACTTACTTAGCAGACATTGCAGGAACATTAATCACTGGACCATACGATATAAAAAACGCATTAGTTAACGTATACGGAGTATTAACTAACAAAGTTCCATTAGATCAGTATAGGGGAGCAGGAAGGCCAGAAGCGGCATTCGTTTATGAAAGAATGATGGACATTCTAGCCGACGAATTAAAAATGGACCCAATACAAATAAGAAAACTAAACGTTATACAATCTACCCCTTACGTTAATCCATTTGGGCTAAAATATGATACAGGCGATTACAAGTCACTACTCTACAAAGTAGAAGAAACTTATAGAGAGATGGAAACACAAGCAGAAGAGCTTAGAAAACAAGGAAAAAGAGTTGGAGTAGGATTAACATTTTACATAGAACAAAACAATTTCGGACCTTGGGAAAGCGCATCAGTAAGAGTACTATTTAATGGAAAAGTAGAAGTAGTAATAGGAGCAGCACCTCACGGACAAGGCACTGGAACTGGAGTAGCTCAAATAGTAGCTGATGAACTAGGCGTAAATATTGACGACGTAGAAGTAACCTGGGGAGATACAGACAAATTATCAAACGGTTTCGGAACTTATGGAAGCAGAAGTTTAACCTTAGCAGGAAATGCAGCACTGTTAGCTTCTAGGAAATTAAAAGAAAATATAATAAAATTAGCAGCAGACTTCATGAATGCAGATCCAGAAGAATTAATGTATAAAGATGGAAAAGTAATAAATCCTAAATCTGGTGCATCAATGAGCTTAAAAGAAATTGCAATGAAAGCAACCTCAAATTTAGGAGGCATTTGGACTCATAAAGCAGAGCCAACACTAGAGGCTACAGCATCATTTGGTTTTGACAATTACACTTTCCCATATGGTTCTCACATAGCTTTAGTCGAAGTAACAGAAGAAGGAAAAATAAAGATCCACAATTACGCAGTAATTGACGATATTGGGAAAGTAATAAATCCTATGTTAGCAGAAGGTCAAGTAGAAGGTGGAGCAATTCAAGCATTTGGAGAAGCTACTTTAGAACAGATAATTTACGATAAACAGGGTAATTTGCTAACCTCTTCATTTTCAGACTACCTAATTCCCTCGTCCTTAGAATCCTTTAACTTAAAGTGGAATTACATAGAAAAAGGTCTTTCAGAAGCTCCAATTCCAGCAAAGGGAGTAGGAGAAGGCGCAACTATCGGAGGATTAAACGCTATTGTTAGAGGAGTAGAAAAAGCTACTGGAAAAAGGATAACAAAACTACCAATTAGTTCAGAACTATTGATTTAA
- a CDS encoding transglutaminase-like domain-containing protein, whose translation MLQVESIVKVPKGKSSGDLLMLPHPSQKVYDLEVDFPNFCRINKKQDRFGNIHLIFSSESKEDYEISIRYKIEPTNVSESKGEEKDFLSSSRYVQVEKFSKLENPIVEGLKIVKTKIQYVKNDNVKSASYSLQRGYGVCVNFAHAYIGFMRASNIPARIAVGIPPITTNEAHAWVEVYNSGKWISVDPTAGIIGVKYVKWAIGMDEHDTRSVIKSQKKFEFTSFHKVSSI comes from the coding sequence ATGCTACAAGTAGAATCTATAGTCAAAGTCCCTAAAGGTAAATCATCTGGAGATTTACTTATGCTTCCTCATCCATCTCAAAAAGTTTATGATCTAGAAGTAGATTTTCCTAATTTCTGTAGAATAAATAAAAAGCAAGATAGATTTGGTAATATACATTTAATATTCTCATCTGAATCTAAAGAAGATTACGAAATTTCAATCAGATATAAGATAGAACCAACTAATGTTTCTGAATCTAAAGGCGAAGAAAAAGATTTTCTTTCATCATCACGATACGTTCAAGTAGAGAAATTTTCTAAATTAGAAAATCCTATCGTAGAAGGATTAAAAATCGTGAAAACTAAAATTCAATATGTAAAAAATGATAACGTTAAATCTGCTTCATATTCTTTGCAGAGAGGGTATGGCGTCTGCGTTAATTTTGCTCATGCTTACATAGGTTTTATGAGAGCTTCTAATATTCCAGCTAGAATAGCTGTAGGAATTCCTCCTATTACAACTAACGAAGCTCATGCATGGGTTGAAGTTTACAATTCTGGAAAATGGATTTCTGTTGATCCTACCGCTGGAATAATTGGTGTAAAATATGTAAAATGGGCTATAGGAATGGATGAGCATGATACTAGAAGTGTAATAAAGAGCCAGAAAAAATTTGAATTTACGAGTTTTCATAAAGTCTCTTCTATTTAA
- a CDS encoding HEPN domain-containing protein, with protein sequence MDLYERSLRYLIISKTALDNSFYDVSSTNCAISAELMIRSVYSLLRKDPPYYSFHHIRKILSSLSFHIPSFEGEITRLIRENRKEFVIVESSRNLGQYSDITKENAEICINTVENKLLPLIKRIRENILNQ encoded by the coding sequence ATGGACTTATATGAAAGATCTTTAAGATACTTGATTATTTCTAAGACTGCTTTAGATAACTCATTTTATGACGTTTCTTCCACTAATTGCGCAATTTCGGCAGAATTAATGATAAGATCGGTCTATAGTCTGCTAAGGAAGGATCCTCCGTATTATTCTTTTCATCATATTAGAAAAATTCTTTCATCTTTGTCTTTTCATATTCCAAGTTTTGAAGGCGAGATAACAAGACTAATAAGAGAAAATAGAAAAGAATTCGTAATAGTAGAAAGCTCTAGAAACTTAGGGCAATATTCTGATATAACGAAAGAAAATGCTGAAATATGTATAAATACTGTAGAAAATAAATTATTGCCTTTAATAAAAAGGATAAGAGAAAATATTTTAAATCAATAG
- a CDS encoding radical SAM protein, translated as MQVLLSAGTYYYIRKGIRVSNTAYALQSGGCSGTCKFCSQSLSNRADKFYLSRVKWFPVNLDEEKEKFSSFSRFCLQTVIKKNFEDEAIEILEKVKTKGKSITTVPITDDYLIKLKEIGVDYLGTGLDTVERLWNEVGKPFTFKEYMDFVKRSVSIFGKRHVYVHLIVGLGEKEDEIINLMKEIYQIGAEVALFAFTPVKGTAFESLSPPKLEYYRKIQKIRYNLSNDKEVKEDEKLAYLTSGCPSCDRPYYNEDPLKTLYNIPLRDYHESVHHD; from the coding sequence ATGCAAGTTCTTTTATCCGCTGGGACTTACTATTATATAAGAAAGGGAATAAGAGTAAGCAATACTGCTTACGCTTTACAGTCTGGAGGATGTTCAGGCACATGCAAGTTTTGTTCTCAATCCCTCTCAAATAGAGCTGATAAATTTTACTTATCTAGGGTTAAATGGTTTCCAGTTAACTTAGACGAAGAAAAAGAAAAATTTTCATCATTTTCTAGATTTTGTCTTCAAACTGTTATAAAGAAAAATTTTGAAGATGAAGCAATAGAAATTCTTGAAAAAGTAAAAACAAAAGGAAAATCCATAACTACTGTTCCAATAACAGATGATTATTTAATTAAATTGAAAGAAATAGGAGTAGATTATTTAGGTACGGGCTTAGATACTGTAGAGAGATTGTGGAATGAAGTAGGAAAGCCATTTACTTTCAAAGAGTACATGGATTTCGTAAAAAGATCAGTCTCAATTTTTGGTAAAAGACACGTTTACGTTCACTTGATAGTAGGCTTAGGAGAAAAAGAAGATGAGATTATTAATTTAATGAAAGAGATTTATCAAATTGGAGCAGAAGTAGCTCTATTTGCCTTCACTCCTGTTAAAGGAACTGCCTTTGAATCTTTATCTCCTCCTAAACTAGAATATTATAGGAAAATACAAAAGATAAGATACAATTTATCCAATGATAAAGAAGTAAAAGAAGATGAAAAATTAGCTTATTTGACGTCTGGATGTCCTTCTTGTGATAGACCTTATTATAATGAAGATCCTTTAAAAACCTTATATAATATTCCTTTGAGGGATTATCATGAAAGCGTTCACCACGATTAA
- a CDS encoding nucleotidyltransferase domain-containing protein, with product MGKGTIAKLIILFGSRARGDFTESSDYDVLYVDDDILKDPKRVDNQLYLKIVNMFPSDVDALFMNTEIFLKKLHSSDPFILQIIEEGKIIEKDDSFWEKVMEIYKEKRKEWTRVGKMWIRK from the coding sequence TTGGGTAAAGGAACAATTGCAAAGCTAATTATTCTTTTCGGTTCAAGAGCTAGAGGTGATTTTACTGAAAGTAGCGATTATGATGTATTGTACGTTGATGATGATATTCTGAAAGATCCTAAAAGAGTGGACAATCAACTTTACTTAAAGATAGTTAATATGTTTCCTAGTGATGTAGATGCGTTATTTATGAACACTGAAATATTTCTGAAGAAGCTTCACTCTTCAGATCCATTCATTCTACAAATCATTGAAGAGGGAAAAATAATTGAAAAAGATGATAGTTTTTGGGAAAAAGTTATGGAAATATACAAAGAAAAAAGGAAGGAATGGACAAGAGTAGGAAAAATGTGGATTAGGAAATGA
- a CDS encoding tetratricopeptide repeat protein: MDIGDAIEHFQRGMELYREGILDQAFEEVLSAIKFDPNVADYYYWAGVILISLRRFDESLNYFRKAVEINPKNAEYHFGLASSLFENDKFDESILEFKKAISLNPNEGKYHWALSLAYFQLKNNEEGLKELNKALELDPNNHVYLNMKNSITRERKNRIISRISSGNYLEVLEEIQKEKKIDPNDPFLYYYSALSLLKLGKFSEALKEIDKAISLSNKSEYHQLASVILENLGELDEALKEIDKAIKINPYDDINYYTYAHLLFKKGLMKEAMIQYGRFIEMTSKEELLDEAVKNLEVGVLFNSKAEFYYYLGLGYFKLKKFKKSTENFKKAYELSSEDKYLYWMKRAEEKAKTFN, translated from the coding sequence ATGGATATTGGTGATGCTATTGAACATTTTCAAAGAGGAATGGAGCTTTATAGAGAAGGAATTTTAGATCAAGCTTTTGAAGAAGTTCTTAGTGCAATCAAGTTTGATCCTAACGTAGCAGACTATTATTATTGGGCTGGAGTAATTTTAATTTCTCTCCGTCGATTCGATGAATCTTTGAACTATTTTAGGAAAGCAGTTGAAATAAATCCAAAGAATGCTGAATACCATTTCGGATTAGCCTCTTCATTATTTGAAAACGATAAATTTGACGAATCTATACTAGAATTCAAAAAAGCAATAAGCCTAAATCCTAATGAAGGAAAATATCATTGGGCTTTAAGTTTAGCTTATTTTCAACTAAAAAATAATGAAGAAGGATTAAAAGAGCTAAATAAAGCTTTAGAATTAGATCCTAATAATCACGTATATTTAAACATGAAGAATAGCATAACTAGAGAAAGAAAGAACAGAATAATCTCTCGCATATCTTCTGGAAACTACCTAGAAGTTTTAGAAGAAATTCAAAAAGAGAAAAAAATAGATCCAAATGACCCATTTCTTTACTATTATTCAGCATTATCACTCTTAAAATTAGGTAAATTCTCCGAAGCTTTGAAAGAAATTGATAAAGCAATTTCATTAAGTAATAAAAGCGAATACCATCAATTAGCTTCAGTAATCTTAGAAAATCTAGGAGAATTAGACGAAGCTTTGAAAGAAATTGATAAAGCAATTAAAATCAATCCTTACGATGATATAAATTATTACACTTATGCTCATTTACTATTTAAAAAAGGCCTAATGAAAGAAGCAATGATACAATATGGCAGATTTATAGAAATGACAAGCAAAGAAGAATTACTAGACGAAGCAGTAAAAAACTTGGAAGTAGGAGTTCTATTTAATAGCAAAGCAGAATTTTACTATTATCTAGGTTTAGGTTATTTTAAGTTAAAAAAATTTAAAAAATCAACAGAGAACTTTAAAAAAGCATACGAATTATCATCAGAAGACAAGTATCTATACTGGATGAAAAGAGCAGAAGAAAAAGCTAAAACTTTTAATTGA